A window of Nocardiopsis sp. Huas11 genomic DNA:
CGGGTTCCTCACCCCGATCGTCGGCACCTTCCTCGTCCAGCGCCGCCTGGCGCTGCTGGGCGACGGCATCGGCCACGTCGCGCTCACCGGTGTGGCGCTGGGCCTGATGACCGGCGCCTCCCCCGTCCTGACCGCCGCCGTGGTGGCCACGCTGGGCGCCATCCTCATGGAGGTGGTGCGGGTGCGCACGCGGGCCAGCGGCGAGGTCGCCCTGGCGCTGCTGTTCTACGGCGGTATCGCCGGCGGCGTGCTGCTCATCGGCCTGACCCCCGGCGCCAGCAACGCGACGCTGACCGCCTACCTCTTCGGGTCGGTGAGCACCGTGGAGGAGCAGGACATCTGGGTGGTGGCCGTGCTGGCCGCCGCCGTCGTCGTGGTGGTGGGGCTGTTCGGGCGGCAGCTCTTCGTGCTGTGCCAGGACGAGGACGTCGCCCGCGCCCACGGACTCCCGGTGCGCTTCCTGAGCATCCTGCTGGCGGTGACCGCCGCGCTGACCGTCGTGATCGCGATGCGCGTGGTGGGCCTGCTGATGGTCAGCGCGCTGATGATCGTTCCCGTGGCCGCCGCGCAGCAGTTGACCAGGAGTTTCAGAGTGACGATGGGGCTGGCCGTGGCCATCGGTCTGGGGTCCTCGGTCAGCGGCCTGTCCGCGGCCTTCTACTCCGAACTGGCGCCGGGAGCCACCATCGTCCTGATCGCGCTGGCGGTGTTCTGCGTCGCCGTCACCGTCGGCGGGCTCATCCGCCGGCGTGGCCGACGCGGGCCCGGAGGCCCCCGGCGGCCGGAAGGACCCTTCAAGGCAGATACGATGCCCCAGACCGCGCGGGGAGGATGACACCATGAGTACACGACGCGAGGCCGTTCGCCAGACACTGTCCGAGTCCTCCGGTTTCCGCAGCGCGCAGGACCTCTACGCGGACCTGCGGGCCGATGGCTCCAAGATCGGCCTGACCACGGTCTACCGCGCCCTGCAGGCGCTGAGCGACTCCGGCGAGATCGACGTTCTGCGCAATGACGACGGGGAGGCCGTCTACCGCGCCTGCGGCACGGAGACCCACCACCACCACCTGGTGTGCCGTGTGTGCGGCACCGCGGTGGAGATCGAGGGCCCCACGGTGGAGTCCTGGGCGGCCGAGACCGGCACCAAGCACGGGTTCACCGACGTGACGCACACGGTCGAGGTGTTCGGCACCTGCCCGCGCTGCTCGTCCTGAGCGCGCGGGCCCGTCCGCCCTCGACCGCTGTCCCCGGGAGCCCGCGGCGCGGTCTCCGCTGACCTTTCGCCCGCCACGAGCCGCTCACCGGGGCGGACGGCTCACTCGCAGGGCGAGCACGGCTCCAGGTCGGGGCGCTTGGCGCTCAGGCCGTCCCCGGAGGAACGTCCGGTGAGGCGTCGGCCGATCCACGGCACCAGGTACTCGCGGGCCCAGTGCAGGTCCTCCTGGCGGGCCGACCGCCAGTCCCGCGGCGCGGCCGGCGGCCAGGGCGCGTCCCAGTCCTCGTCCACGGGCACACCCAGGACCTCGCACACGCGCAGCGCGATGCGGCGGTGGCCCTCGGCGGAGAAGTGCAGGCGGTCCCAGCTCCACGCGCGCGGGTCGGAGAGCACGCGCATGCTCCACATGTCCACCACGTCGCACCCGTACCGGTCCGCGATCGCGCGCAGGTGCATGTTGTACGTGGACACCTTGCCGCGCAGGTGGCGCATGACCGACAGGGAACCGGTGTCGAAACCGGTGAAGAGCACCACGCGGGCGCCGGTCCGGCTGAGCTCGGCGACCCCGGCCTCGAAGAGCCGCGCGGTGGCGTCCGGGTCACCTCCGGGACGGATGATGTCGTTGCCGCCCGCGCACAGGGTGATGAGGTCGGGAGCGAGCTCGACCGCCCGGGGCACCTGCTCGGTCATGATCTGCCCGGCGAGCCTGCCGCGCACGGCCAGGTTGGCGTACCGGACCTCGCCGGCGTGGCCCGCCAGATGCTCGGCGACCCGATCCGCCCAACCCCGATAGCGACCGTTGGGCACGGTGTCGCTGTCGGGGTAGGGGTCGCTCATGCCCTCGGTGAAGCTGTCCCCGAGGGCCACGTAGGACACGATGTCCTTCTGCGTCAGATCACTGTTCCCAAAGCCGCTCATAACCCCCGATGATGCAACTCCGCGGCCGGGTTACGCGACAGTAGGTTGACGGTTTCCGCCCTTTTGGGCGAGACATCACAGTCCGCCCGGGGCACCGTTCGCGGCGTCGCCCGGGCCGGGGGCGGCGGGTCGAAGTCCGGACCCGCCGATCAGCTCCGGTCCTTGGTGAGCGGGGTGAGCTCCGGGCGCTTGGCGGTCACCGAGTCGCCGGAGGAGCGCCCGGTCAGCCGGCGTCCGATCCACGGCCCCAGGGACTCACGGACCCACGTCAGGTCCTCCTTGCGGGCCTGCCGCCAGCTCACCGGCTCCACCTCGGGCCAGGGGGCGTCCCAGCGCTCCACCGTGGGCACGCCCAGCACCTCGGCCACGCGCAGGGCGAGACGGCGGTGGCCCTCCGGCGACATGTGCAGCCGGTCGTCGTCCCAGGCGCGCCCGTCGGTGAGGACGCCCATCGACCACTGGTCGACGAGGAAGCAGTCGTACTTGTCGGCGACGGCGCGCACGTTCATGTAGTAGCGCGCGAACAGGCCGATGGTGCCGCGCATGTAGCCGGTGGAGACGTTGACACCCGTGAAGAGCACGACCTGGCTGCCGTTGGCGCGCAGGCGGGCCACCGTGGCGTCCAGGACCTTGGCCATCCGCTCGGGGTCGCCGCCCGGACGCAGCAGGTCGTTGCCGCCGGCGCACAGCGTGACCAGGTCGGGGGCCATCTCCAGGGCGACCGGGACCTGGTCGGTGACGATCTGGCGCATGAGCTTGCCGCGCACCGCCAGGTTGGCGTAGCGGATCTCGCCGAGGTGGTCGGCGAGGTGCTCGGCGAGACGGTCGGCCCAGCCGCGGAAGACCACGTTCCCCGCGGCGTCCACGCCGGCTCCCCGGTCGGCCGCGGGCACGGTCTCGGGGTAGGGGTCGCCCACGCCCTCGGTGAAGCTGTCGCCCAGCGCCGCCAACGACATCCCCGGGCGCAGCGGCCCGTCGTTCTCGGTTCCCACCGTCACTTCTCCTCCTCCGGAACGGACTCGCCCGCCGGGTCGCCCACCGGATTGGGCACGGCGCCGCCGTAGCGGCGGTCCCGGCTCGCGTAGATCTCACAGGCGCGCCACAGGTGGCGCCGGTCGAAGTCGGGCCAGAGGGCGTCGAGGAACACGAACTCGGCGTAGGCGGACTGCCAGAGCAGGAAGTTGGACGTGCGCTGCTCACCGGAGGAACGCACGAACAGGTCCACGTCCGGCATGTCCGGCACGTACAGCTGGCGGGCGATCGCGTCCTCGGTGACCTTCTCCGGGGAGATCCGCCCCGCCGCGACCTGGCGCGCCAGTTCGCGGGCGGCGTCGGCGATCTCCGCGCGCCCGCCGTAGTTGACGCAGAACTGCAGGGTCATCCGGGTGTTGTCCTTGGACAGCTCCTCGGCCTCCTGGAGCTCCTTGATGACGCTCTTCCACAGCATCCCGGCGCGCCCGGCCCACTTGATCCGCACCCCGCGGGCGTGCAGCTCGTCGCGCCGGTCACGGATGGTGTCGCGGTTGAAGCCCATCAGGAAGCGCACCTCGTCGGGCGAGCGCTTCCAGTTCTCCGTGGAGAAGGCGTACGCCGACAGGTTGGGGATGCCCATCTCCAGAGCGCCCTCGATCACGTCGAAGAGGGAGGACTCCCCCGCCTTGTGGCCCTCGGTGCGCGGCAGACCGCGCTCCTTGGCCCAGCGACCGTTGCCGTCCATGACCACGGCCACGTGCCGGGGCACGAGGTCGGCGGGCAGCTGCGGCGGTCGCGCCCCGCTGGGGTGCGGGACGGGCGCGGCGTACTGCCGCCGCTTGTCGGCGTCGAAGTTGAACAGGCTCAAGAACGCTCCACGTGGCGCAGTGATCGGATTCCGTTCTCCAGGTGCCACTGTAGATAGGCCGCGACCAACCCACTGCACTCGGAGCGGTGCCGGTCCTGACTGGCGTCCGCGCTCTCCCAGTCCCCGCCGAGCAGCGCCGACATCAGTCTCGGCGTCTCGGGGGACGGGTGCACGGAGCCGTGCGGACGGCACACCGAGCAGACCATACCGCCGGCGTGCACCGCGAACGCGCGGTGCTCCCCCCGGCTGCCGCAGCGCGCGCACTCACCCAGGGCGGGGGTGTACCCCGCCACGGCCAGGGAGCGGAGCAGGTAGGCGTCGAGCACGAGGCGGGAGTCGTGGGACCCCTCCCCCAGGGTGCGCAGGGCGCCGATGAGGAGGAGGAACTGGCGCAGGGCCGGGTCCTTCTCCACGGCGACGATCTTCTCCGCGGTCTCCAGCATGGCGGTGGCGGCCGTGTAGCGGGAGTAGTCGGACACCACCGACTCGCCGTAGGGGCGCAGCGTCTCGGCCTGGGTGATGATGTCCAGGGTCCTGCCGGTGTGGAGCTGCACGTCGACGTGGGTGCACG
This region includes:
- a CDS encoding metal ABC transporter permease; its protein translation is MTELLQYEFMRRALLAAVLVGFLTPIVGTFLVQRRLALLGDGIGHVALTGVALGLMTGASPVLTAAVVATLGAILMEVVRVRTRASGEVALALLFYGGIAGGVLLIGLTPGASNATLTAYLFGSVSTVEEQDIWVVAVLAAAVVVVVGLFGRQLFVLCQDEDVARAHGLPVRFLSILLAVTAALTVVIAMRVVGLLMVSALMIVPVAAAQQLTRSFRVTMGLAVAIGLGSSVSGLSAAFYSELAPGATIVLIALAVFCVAVTVGGLIRRRGRRGPGGPRRPEGPFKADTMPQTARGG
- a CDS encoding Fur family transcriptional regulator; its protein translation is MSTRREAVRQTLSESSGFRSAQDLYADLRADGSKIGLTTVYRALQALSDSGEIDVLRNDDGEAVYRACGTETHHHHLVCRVCGTAVEIEGPTVESWAAETGTKHGFTDVTHTVEVFGTCPRCSS
- a CDS encoding SGNH/GDSL hydrolase family protein, with the translated sequence MSGFGNSDLTQKDIVSYVALGDSFTEGMSDPYPDSDTVPNGRYRGWADRVAEHLAGHAGEVRYANLAVRGRLAGQIMTEQVPRAVELAPDLITLCAGGNDIIRPGGDPDATARLFEAGVAELSRTGARVVLFTGFDTGSLSVMRHLRGKVSTYNMHLRAIADRYGCDVVDMWSMRVLSDPRAWSWDRLHFSAEGHRRIALRVCEVLGVPVDEDWDAPWPPAAPRDWRSARQEDLHWAREYLVPWIGRRLTGRSSGDGLSAKRPDLEPCSPCE
- a CDS encoding SGNH/GDSL hydrolase family protein produces the protein MSLAALGDSFTEGVGDPYPETVPAADRGAGVDAAGNVVFRGWADRLAEHLADHLGEIRYANLAVRGKLMRQIVTDQVPVALEMAPDLVTLCAGGNDLLRPGGDPERMAKVLDATVARLRANGSQVVLFTGVNVSTGYMRGTIGLFARYYMNVRAVADKYDCFLVDQWSMGVLTDGRAWDDDRLHMSPEGHRRLALRVAEVLGVPTVERWDAPWPEVEPVSWRQARKEDLTWVRESLGPWIGRRLTGRSSGDSVTAKRPELTPLTKDRS
- a CDS encoding isoprenyl transferase, which gives rise to MSLFNFDADKRRQYAAPVPHPSGARPPQLPADLVPRHVAVVMDGNGRWAKERGLPRTEGHKAGESSLFDVIEGALEMGIPNLSAYAFSTENWKRSPDEVRFLMGFNRDTIRDRRDELHARGVRIKWAGRAGMLWKSVIKELQEAEELSKDNTRMTLQFCVNYGGRAEIADAARELARQVAAGRISPEKVTEDAIARQLYVPDMPDVDLFVRSSGEQRTSNFLLWQSAYAEFVFLDALWPDFDRRHLWRACEIYASRDRRYGGAVPNPVGDPAGESVPEEEK
- the recO gene encoding DNA repair protein RecO, whose protein sequence is MSLYRDEGVVLRTQKLGEADRIVTLLTRRTGLVRAVGKGVRRTKSRFGARLEPCTHVDVQLHTGRTLDIITQAETLRPYGESVVSDYSRYTAATAMLETAEKIVAVEKDPALRQFLLLIGALRTLGEGSHDSRLVLDAYLLRSLAVAGYTPALGECARCGSRGEHRAFAVHAGGMVCSVCRPHGSVHPSPETPRLMSALLGGDWESADASQDRHRSECSGLVAAYLQWHLENGIRSLRHVERS